The Pungitius pungitius chromosome 8, fPunPun2.1, whole genome shotgun sequence genome has a window encoding:
- the il19l gene encoding LOW QUALITY PROTEIN: interleukin 19 like (The sequence of the model RefSeq protein was modified relative to this genomic sequence to represent the inferred CDS: substituted 3 bases at 3 genomic stop codons), translated as MNAPHMMRKSSIFPLVPFAVFPPPVKTISVQHTCAFVVNSPSLHYKRRQHGDTXAHFFQDSSSEXHTQTHXTTTMMKMLLLLLSCLSPLVESRTLSLASCSVTVHIHELRQYYNDIRLDVIESDTDIGVKLLDRSLMTKVPNGQACCFVRLLLRFYIERVFSNYASSQPQHRRCSSALANAFFSIRRDIRECHCHCEEDTQKKIDSVIAEFDKLDIHQAAKKAVGELDTVLEWLQGLSQITLS; from the exons ATGAACGCACCACACATGATGAGAAAATCTTCAATATTTCCCCTTGTGCCTTTCGccgtgtttcctcctcctgtaaAAACAATTAGTGTGCAACACACGTGTGCATTTGTGGTAAATTCCCCCTCACTCCACTATAAGAGGAGGCAGCATGGAGACACATAGGCACATTTCTTCCAAGACTCTTCATCTGAATAGCACACACAAA CCCACTAGACCACCACGATGATGAagatgctgctcctcctgctcagcTGTCTGAGTCCACTCGTGGAGAGCCGAACCCTGAGCTTGGCCAGCTGTTCTGTCACTGTTCACATACATGAACTGCGGCAATATTACAATGACATACGATTAGATGTG ATAGAAAGCGACACTGATATCGGAGTCAAACTTCTGGACAGATCATTGATGACGAAGGTTCCG AACGGTCAGGCGTGCTGCTTCGTGCGTCTTTTGCTCCGTTTCTACATCGAGAGGGTGTTCAGCAACTACGCCTCTTCTCAGCCGCAGCACCGGCGCTGCTCCAGCGCTCTGGCCAACGCTTTTTTCAGCATCCGAAGAGACATACGTGAATGT CACTGCCACTgtgaggaggacacacagaaaaagattGACTCTGTGATTGCTGAGTTTGACAAG CTGGACATACACCAAGCTGCAAAGAAGGCCGTTGGAGAACTGGACACTGTGCTGGAGTGGCTGCAGGGGCTCAGCCAAATTACACTCTCATGA
- the il10 gene encoding interleukin-10, producing MTPRSLLLCALVLSSLLGSARCSPVCNNRCCRFVEGFPVRLKKLRQDYSRIRDFFEANDDLDTTLLDQSAEDSFKSPFACHTVDSILDFYLTWVLPTAIAGVTEDTQDLQPHMESIQQIFDGLKRDVFTCRKYFSCVKPFDINHLNSTYNQMESKGPYKAMGEIDLLLNYIETYLASQRHRNPVATV from the exons ATGACCCCTCGCTCCCTGCTGCTGTGCGCCCTGGTGCTCTCGTCCCTCCTCGGCAGCGCCCGGTGCAGTCCCGTGTGTAACAACCGGTGCTGTCGTTTCGTGGAGGGCTTCCCTGTCAGGCTGAAGAAGCTCAGGCAGGACTATTCACGGATCCGAGATTTCTTT GAGGCAAACGATGACTTGGACACAACCCTGCTGGACCAGAGCGCGGAGGACTCCTTTAAA agCCCGTTCGCGTGCCACACCGTGGACAGCATCCTGGACTTCTATCTGACCTGGGTCCTACCGACAGCCATAGCCGGAGTGACCGAGGACACCCAGGACTTACAGCCGCACATGGAGTCCATTCAGCAAATCTTCGACGGGCTCAAGAGAGATGTCTTCACCTGC AGAAAGTACTTCTCCTGCGTCAAACCGTTTGACATCAACCATTTAAACTCTACTTACAACCAA ATGGAGAGTAAAGGTCCGTACAAGGCCATGGGGGAGATCGATCTGCTGCTTAACTACATTGAGACTTATCTGGCCTCTCAGAGGCACAGAAACCCAGTGGCCACTGTTTGA